From the Xenorhabdus ishibashii genome, one window contains:
- a CDS encoding PQQ-binding-like beta-propeller repeat protein codes for MTYDPTIFNLHLKNTWYKNKQSLRSIKKAWSTIRYDYTKQPKLCGVLAFNERVWSIPGEIGNNKFIVSCYDGYIYCYHLNTLEKIWRLKTNGPIYSSPAVTKNGDFIIGGEDSTLRMISSHGHCLWQFNATDAFHSTPTIDENTGIVYAGSYDHSMYAININNGELLWKRDFEKGVIDDIYSSPALTIEGNIIFGTNKTLICLNRFGATLWKIINEGRFEGSAALDYSINTGIIGTEENGQIIIFDITTGEIRAIHQTEGFVVSCPSIGYKHIATVGSDDKNIYGINLLTTDILWKYYVGTRFVYTPFSSLPNGDPIFVGTSDDSNHFSESLHCHNYLNGEFRWKITAPTGIHSSPLIIEDGYLIIGSHWNTAYIYKWEES; via the coding sequence ATGACATATGATCCTACTATATTTAATTTACATTTAAAAAACACTTGGTATAAAAACAAACAATCATTAAGAAGTATCAAAAAAGCATGGTCAACTATACGATACGATTATACAAAACAGCCTAAATTATGTGGTGTTTTAGCTTTTAATGAGCGTGTATGGAGTATTCCTGGGGAAATTGGAAATAATAAATTCATTGTAAGTTGTTATGATGGATATATTTATTGCTATCACCTGAATACATTAGAAAAAATTTGGCGGTTAAAAACAAACGGTCCTATTTATAGTTCTCCGGCAGTAACAAAAAACGGTGATTTTATTATCGGTGGAGAAGATTCTACTCTGAGAATGATATCTTCCCATGGACATTGCTTATGGCAATTCAATGCTACTGACGCATTCCATTCTACACCAACAATAGATGAAAATACTGGAATTGTTTATGCGGGAAGTTATGATCACTCTATGTATGCTATCAATATAAATAATGGGGAATTACTATGGAAACGAGATTTTGAAAAAGGGGTTATAGATGACATCTATAGCTCACCAGCTTTAACTATTGAAGGAAATATTATTTTTGGAACTAACAAGACATTAATTTGCCTTAACAGATTCGGAGCCACACTTTGGAAAATTATAAATGAAGGAAGATTTGAAGGGAGCGCTGCTTTAGATTATAGCATTAACACAGGTATTATAGGTACTGAAGAGAATGGTCAAATTATTATTTTTGATATTACTACAGGAGAAATACGTGCAATACATCAAACAGAAGGGTTTGTTGTTTCTTGCCCATCCATTGGATACAAACATATAGCAACTGTAGGTAGTGATGATAAAAATATCTATGGTATTAATCTTTTGACTACCGATATTTTATGGAAATATTATGTAGGAACCCGTTTTGTGTATACTCCGTTTTCTTCCCTCCCTAATGGCGACCCAATATTTGTGGGTACAAGTGATGATTCTAACCATTTTTCAGAATCACTACATTGCCATAACTATTTAAATGGGGAATTTCGTTGGAAAATTACTGCTCCAACCGGTATACATTCATCACCTTTAATTATTGAAGACGGATATTTAATTATTGGTTCACACTGGAATACAGCATATATTTATAAGTGGGAGGAATCCTGA
- a CDS encoding aldo/keto reductase, with translation MKYKTLGNSGAYVSAICLGTQQFGRWVDETEACEILNVFTEHGGNFIDTADCYPIYLPNGNSGGELSESFIGRWLKSYSKRDDLIIATKFSAPMNDKPNNEGISRKYIIKAVEQSLKRLNTDYIDLYQVHDDYFDVPMEETLRTLDDLIKKGLVRYIGCSNFSAWRLMKALGLSDKRGYASYVTIQNKYNLLEKCEYESELMELCKEERIGMLPYVPLAKGFLTGKYHQGSMSDGFFREKDVRKLYDNNRNWEILHLVQSIADKNGINSTQVALAWLMQRPGVVAPVVGVNSIEQLKVILASVDISLLNTDIADLNQV, from the coding sequence ATGAAATATAAAACACTTGGAAATAGTGGCGCTTATGTTTCAGCCATATGTCTTGGTACACAACAATTTGGCCGATGGGTTGATGAAACGGAAGCCTGCGAAATATTAAATGTATTTACTGAGCATGGTGGAAATTTTATTGATACTGCTGATTGTTATCCTATTTATCTTCCTAATGGGAATAGTGGCGGTGAATTATCAGAGTCCTTTATTGGTCGATGGTTAAAATCTTATTCAAAGAGAGATGATCTCATCATTGCAACAAAGTTCTCAGCTCCGATGAATGATAAACCAAATAATGAAGGTATTTCAAGGAAATATATTATCAAAGCAGTTGAACAATCACTTAAACGTCTGAATACTGACTATATTGATCTTTATCAAGTACATGATGATTATTTTGATGTTCCCATGGAAGAAACACTGAGGACTTTGGATGACTTAATTAAAAAGGGTTTGGTACGCTATATCGGTTGTTCGAATTTTTCAGCTTGGAGATTGATGAAAGCTTTAGGCTTGAGTGATAAGCGAGGTTATGCTTCTTATGTAACAATACAAAATAAATATAATCTTCTAGAAAAGTGTGAATATGAATCTGAGTTGATGGAGCTATGTAAGGAAGAAAGAATCGGAATGTTACCTTATGTACCTCTAGCTAAAGGTTTTTTGACGGGAAAATATCATCAAGGAAGTATGAGTGATGGATTTTTCAGAGAAAAAGATGTAAGAAAACTTTATGACAACAATAGAAATTGGGAAATTTTGCATCTTGTCCAATCTATTGCAGATAAAAATGGAATAAATAGTACCCAAGTTGCACTAGCATGGCTGATGCAAAGACCTGGTGTGGTTGCGCCTGTAGTGGGAGTTAATAGCATCGAACAATTGAAAGTAATATTAGCGTCAGTCGATATTTCTTTATTAAATACAGATATTGCAGATCTTAATCAGGTTTAG
- a CDS encoding tetratricopeptide repeat protein, with protein MYSGSQSLIEAALHYNRREYKESIWSKATCLALTNHNFDMNGYVITQAMEYSFLKEIAQIANIPYVDVTCFNYECAGPGNALQWLLSMKVYLPDIQKVNLARALITTARYHLAQDILSIVNPEKLQPEQKITYFITSFIVRNRLVSGSDCSDLFGRIKQIIEDKNISEENILEAASLAIVWYLKTGTIDLQTYEWFKQCGEFISEKIIERKTFKAKLALSSFYRAYAMVPAAINDIPKTRSIMLKSQHFSDILEPENELETVLAETAKKTVLESSIKEMMYVSKQWDIAEEYALELVTFDPYWSVNYQELAEVYLKQNKYSKALEQYQNAKQIGLPRVAFNEYMIGVCHEYLGDHQEAINSFKNVLTMDKTNISSGISGYRVSSKYDLESKSYFREFINSWDEQGFLTSKHKEMIV; from the coding sequence ATGTATTCTGGATCTCAGTCTTTAATAGAGGCAGCTCTGCATTATAATAGAAGAGAATATAAAGAAAGTATTTGGTCTAAAGCAACCTGCTTAGCTTTAACAAATCATAATTTTGATATGAATGGGTATGTAATTACTCAAGCAATGGAGTATTCATTTCTGAAAGAGATTGCTCAGATTGCAAATATTCCCTACGTAGATGTCACCTGTTTTAATTATGAGTGTGCAGGTCCGGGTAATGCTTTACAATGGCTGCTCTCTATGAAAGTTTATTTACCAGATATACAAAAAGTAAATTTGGCGAGAGCACTTATCACAACGGCACGGTATCATTTAGCTCAGGATATCCTATCGATAGTAAATCCTGAAAAACTTCAACCAGAACAGAAAATAACTTATTTTATTACATCATTTATTGTCCGTAATCGTTTAGTGTCAGGGAGTGATTGCTCAGACTTATTTGGAAGAATAAAGCAGATTATTGAAGATAAGAATATATCTGAAGAAAACATTCTTGAGGCTGCTTCCCTAGCTATAGTTTGGTATTTAAAAACAGGTACAATTGATTTACAGACTTACGAATGGTTTAAACAGTGTGGAGAATTTATTTCAGAAAAAATTATTGAGCGTAAAACATTTAAAGCTAAATTAGCACTTTCATCATTTTATCGTGCATATGCAATGGTACCTGCGGCAATAAACGATATACCTAAGACTCGTTCCATTATGCTAAAATCTCAGCATTTTTCTGATATACTTGAACCAGAAAATGAATTAGAGACAGTACTCGCTGAGACAGCGAAAAAGACAGTGCTAGAATCATCAATTAAAGAAATGATGTATGTCAGCAAGCAATGGGATATAGCAGAAGAATACGCTCTGGAGCTTGTTACATTTGATCCATACTGGTCAGTTAACTATCAAGAACTTGCTGAGGTTTACCTGAAACAAAATAAATATTCTAAAGCACTAGAACAATACCAAAATGCAAAACAGATAGGTTTGCCGAGAGTAGCTTTTAATGAATATATGATTGGTGTATGTCATGAATATCTTGGTGATCATCAGGAAGCAATTAATAGTTTTAAAAACGTTCTTACAATGGATAAAACAAACATTTCATCAGGGATATCTGGTTACCGGGTATCATCAAAATATGATTTAGAATCTAAAAGTTATTTTCGTGAATTCATCAATAGTTGGGATGAGCAAGGTTTTCTCACATCTAAACATAAAGAGATGATAGTATGA
- a CDS encoding ABC transporter permease, whose protein sequence is MRYILLFLVLLRHSFLLEFEFRFNAIVNLINSSLSCLLALLVLTGFFGQVSQVGGWTYYQMVALLGVTLIIESFIDSWLFPSVHSLSEYIRRGDLDLIITRPVDTQFFISFHRFNIWDGANFIVGYAVVLFAMHQQNVLTIFNFLQFNFAMLLGTCIFYSLFMCSNLIAFWFTKVSDVWVICYSLMDVGRFPVSAYPGALRFLLTFLLPVFFVSNVPAQAALGILEMKILLLALLCAIFTLILTRFFWLKAISKYSSASS, encoded by the coding sequence ATGAGATACATTTTATTATTTTTAGTCTTACTGAGGCATTCTTTTTTGCTGGAGTTTGAATTTCGTTTCAATGCGATAGTGAATTTAATAAATTCTAGTCTTTCTTGTTTACTGGCATTATTAGTGCTGACCGGTTTTTTTGGTCAAGTATCTCAGGTTGGAGGCTGGACTTACTATCAAATGGTTGCTTTATTAGGAGTGACACTGATTATTGAATCTTTTATAGATAGTTGGTTATTTCCAAGTGTGCATTCTCTTTCTGAATATATCAGACGAGGAGATTTGGATTTGATTATCACTCGTCCTGTTGATACCCAGTTTTTTATTAGTTTTCATCGTTTTAATATATGGGATGGTGCTAATTTTATTGTTGGCTATGCAGTAGTATTATTTGCCATGCACCAGCAGAATGTGTTAACTATTTTTAATTTCTTGCAATTTAATTTTGCCATGCTGTTAGGTACTTGTATTTTTTATTCCCTGTTTATGTGTTCAAATCTGATTGCTTTTTGGTTCACTAAAGTGTCAGACGTATGGGTTATTTGTTATTCATTAATGGATGTTGGGCGTTTTCCGGTGAGTGCGTATCCTGGAGCTTTACGTTTTTTGTTAACTTTTTTATTGCCTGTTTTCTTTGTTAGTAATGTACCCGCTCAGGCAGCTTTAGGAATATTAGAAATGAAAATATTATTATTGGCTTTATTATGTGCTATTTTCACTCTTATTTTAACTCGTTTTTTCTGGTTGAAAGCGATTTCAAAATATAGTAGTGCTAGTAGTTAA
- a CDS encoding amidohydrolase family protein codes for MKEFEINLFDAHIHTEFEGMPDHFSGITASLDSFKEAISGINFVGALSDSATPSQNYGDLSKHKIYHCAVVRNLNYNIDIIEEKIISGKAFAIKINVGFIHRYASDVLFQPLYTLAEKLNVPIMFHSGDPGWGHAKVKYADPVSFDEIAVDYPNVNFVLVHAGNPWFQSAAVVAAKNNNVFLEGSSLIDGDTRACPDERAKRLISYPLSWIMDYLGSSKKLIFGSGWPMVDLKSYIDIFRQGIPEQAWKDVFCDNALKLYGFVMEKGSDGQLICVSKYQTEKFK; via the coding sequence ATGAAAGAATTTGAAATTAATCTATTTGATGCTCATATTCATACCGAATTTGAAGGAATGCCAGACCATTTTAGTGGAATAACAGCGAGTTTAGATTCCTTTAAGGAAGCAATAAGTGGGATCAATTTTGTTGGTGCGTTATCAGATTCTGCAACACCTTCACAAAATTATGGTGACTTAAGTAAACATAAAATTTACCATTGTGCTGTTGTCAGGAATTTAAATTATAATATTGATATAATTGAAGAAAAAATTATTTCTGGCAAGGCTTTCGCAATAAAAATTAATGTTGGTTTTATACATCGATATGCATCTGATGTACTTTTTCAACCACTTTATACTCTTGCTGAAAAATTAAATGTACCGATAATGTTTCATAGTGGAGATCCCGGCTGGGGGCATGCTAAGGTTAAATATGCTGATCCTGTTTCTTTTGATGAAATTGCTGTTGATTATCCGAATGTTAATTTTGTTTTAGTACATGCGGGTAACCCCTGGTTTCAGAGCGCGGCCGTTGTTGCTGCTAAAAATAATAATGTATTTCTGGAAGGTTCATCATTGATTGATGGCGATACAAGGGCATGTCCTGACGAACGGGCAAAAAGACTAATATCATATCCATTATCTTGGATAATGGATTATCTTGGCTCTTCTAAAAAATTAATTTTCGGTTCTGGCTGGCCTATGGTAGATTTAAAATCTTATATCGATATTTTCCGACAAGGGATCCCGGAACAAGCTTGGAAAGATGTTTTTTGTGATAATGCCCTCAAATTATATGGATTCGTAATGGAAAAAGGATCTGATGGGCAATTAATATGTGTGTCAAAATACCAAACGGAAAAATTCAAATAA
- a CDS encoding ABC transporter ATP-binding protein: MSIIQVNNLCKSYEIYTKNPGLLGSLKSFIKREYAIVKAVRSIDFSIDKGEIVGFLGANGAGKTTTMKMLTGVIKPSSGHVSVLGYTPYERKNEYLKSISFVAGQKQQLAWDLTPNDSFILHKVIYSINEKDFLKYRDQLVDMLSLNSIIDRPVRHLSLGERMKCELALSLLHKPSVLFLDEPTIGLDVNMQRSVREFIAHYNQINNATILLTSHYMADVEALAKRVIIINSGEIVYDGKLSHLIKKRSPKKILKAIISGPIRPELRSLINLSSADEQSIELTVERDLLPSVVAKLMEEKIILDISIHDEPIEKVLERYLSSYGENNVEAH; encoded by the coding sequence ATGTCCATTATTCAGGTAAATAATTTATGTAAGTCCTACGAGATTTATACTAAAAATCCAGGCCTGTTAGGCAGTTTGAAATCATTCATTAAAAGAGAATACGCGATAGTAAAGGCAGTAAGATCAATAGATTTTTCTATTGATAAAGGTGAAATTGTGGGGTTTCTTGGCGCTAATGGAGCAGGAAAAACAACCACAATGAAAATGTTAACAGGAGTTATTAAACCATCTTCAGGGCATGTTAGCGTATTGGGCTATACGCCTTATGAACGTAAGAACGAATATTTAAAATCCATATCATTTGTAGCAGGACAAAAACAGCAACTGGCTTGGGATCTAACACCTAATGATTCTTTTATACTACATAAAGTTATTTATTCTATTAACGAAAAAGATTTTTTAAAATATCGTGATCAACTTGTGGATATGCTTTCTCTTAATTCCATTATCGACAGACCGGTTCGCCATTTATCTTTGGGTGAAAGGATGAAATGTGAACTTGCTCTATCATTATTGCATAAGCCATCTGTATTATTTTTAGATGAGCCGACGATTGGGCTGGATGTCAATATGCAACGTTCAGTTCGTGAATTTATTGCACATTATAATCAGATAAATAATGCAACCATTCTTTTGACATCTCATTACATGGCAGATGTTGAAGCTCTTGCTAAACGGGTTATTATCATTAACTCTGGTGAGATTGTTTATGACGGAAAGTTATCACATTTAATAAAAAAACGCTCACCAAAGAAAATATTGAAGGCAATCATTTCAGGGCCAATAAGACCAGAATTAAGATCTTTAATTAATTTATCTTCTGCTGATGAGCAGAGTATTGAATTGACTGTAGAACGTGATTTACTTCCTTCTGTGGTGGCAAAGCTAATGGAAGAAAAAATAATACTTGATATCTCTATTCACGATGAGCCAATCGAAAAAGTCTTAGAAAGATATTTATCTTCATACGGTGAAAATAATGTTGAAGCGCATTAA
- a CDS encoding ABC transporter permease: protein MLKRIKRSLLLWRVLIGLSFSRVVAYRAQSIIWLLGGVMPIAVMFVWLGLAKEGDVGGYTASDFAIYFLSIYLVRQLTAIWVMRRLDSDIRRGELSMLLLRPVSPLYSYISDHTGEMMVRGPIISLVFVLGILLTGNFYRLDIVNLLTFIPALAFAWIIIFHLYYCLGLLAFWINNSMAFDPLLWALYTILGGVLIPLDLYPESITFWLKLLPFSSALDFPVQIILGKLDGFLLLVGFGVQLFWVILLTFFRILLWNAGLRRYSASGA from the coding sequence ATGTTGAAGCGCATTAAGAGAAGCCTATTGTTATGGCGAGTACTCATTGGTTTGTCTTTCTCAAGAGTGGTTGCCTATCGTGCCCAATCAATTATTTGGTTATTAGGTGGAGTTATGCCTATAGCTGTCATGTTTGTTTGGCTGGGATTGGCAAAAGAAGGGGATGTCGGTGGTTATACTGCAAGTGATTTTGCGATTTATTTTCTTTCAATCTATCTTGTTCGCCAGTTGACAGCAATTTGGGTTATGCGGCGTTTAGATAGTGATATTCGAAGGGGAGAATTATCAATGCTGTTATTGCGGCCAGTTTCTCCTCTCTATAGTTATATATCTGATCATACAGGTGAGATGATGGTCAGAGGGCCGATTATTTCACTGGTCTTTGTATTAGGTATTTTATTGACAGGTAATTTTTATCGTTTAGATATTGTCAATTTACTGACTTTTATTCCAGCTCTTGCTTTTGCGTGGATTATTATATTTCATCTTTATTATTGTCTTGGATTACTGGCATTTTGGATCAATAACTCTATGGCATTCGATCCACTGCTTTGGGCACTTTATACCATTTTAGGCGGAGTGTTAATTCCACTTGATTTATATCCAGAAAGTATCACATTTTGGTTGAAATTATTACCTTTTTCCTCAGCATTAGATTTTCCTGTTCAGATAATATTGGGAAAATTGGATGGTTTTCTCCTGTTGGTTGGGTTTGGCGTACAGTTATTCTGGGTTATTCTATTGACATTTTTCAGAATATTATTATGGAATGCAGGGCTGAGAAGATATTCAGCATCTGGAGCTTGA
- the arsH gene encoding arsenical resistance protein ArsH, giving the protein MTNILSNLNNKLPDIISPELLDKQIKSSHKIRILLLYGSNRIPSFSRLLIQEAALLLNALGAETRIFDPYHLPLPDTVIDSHYKVIELQQLMQWSEGQVWCSPEHHGSVSAVFKSQIDWVTLETGLSCPTQGKTLAVLQVNGGTQSFNVVNQLRIIGRHMRMFTIPNHLSVPTSFLEFEDTGRMKASRYYDKLVDVMEELLKFTLTLRDSRQYFINRYSERNE; this is encoded by the coding sequence ATGACTAATATATTATCAAATTTAAATAACAAGTTACCAGATATTATTTCTCCAGAACTGTTAGATAAACAGATAAAATCCTCACATAAAATACGTATTTTACTTTTATATGGTTCTAACAGAATCCCCTCTTTTAGTCGCTTACTTATTCAAGAAGCAGCCCTTTTACTTAATGCTCTAGGAGCGGAGACTAGGATCTTTGATCCCTATCATCTGCCCTTACCAGATACTGTTATTGATTCTCATTATAAAGTTATAGAATTGCAGCAATTAATGCAATGGTCAGAAGGTCAAGTTTGGTGCTCACCAGAGCATCATGGTTCCGTTAGTGCAGTATTTAAATCACAAATAGATTGGGTTACTTTGGAAACAGGTCTATCATGCCCTACGCAAGGTAAGACATTAGCAGTATTGCAGGTAAATGGAGGAACTCAATCTTTTAATGTTGTTAATCAACTGCGAATAATAGGTAGGCACATGAGGATGTTCACTATTCCTAATCATTTATCTGTACCAACATCTTTTCTTGAATTTGAAGATACAGGTCGAATGAAAGCATCACGTTATTACGATAAACTTGTAGATGTTATGGAGGAATTACTTAAATTTACTTTAACATTGCGTGATTCACGCCAATATTTTATAAATAGATATTCAGAGAGAAATGAATAA
- a CDS encoding TauD/TfdA family dioxygenase: protein MLNEENKIFRKISDKFNNEIYSQCVIQLDEHNVSRIMFELSHEEIEHSYVDSELKKLATDIYERIKNGNGIVILKGMLINELNETELGERFLRFCSLMGTPVSQSVMGDILGRVEDMTHIDPDARGYRNKEELFMHTDQPDMVCMLCVRPAQQGGQSKFASALALHEAIKKTRPDLLPALYTGYPYHRLNEHPLGASEITEHNVPIFSEYNGDLSIRYLRFNMLATAFARKEKIPLPLNKAIDYIDELSTSSYFCWITSLEKGDMLFFNNYLFLHSRTAFKDSKDPAKKRLMYRVWLACENFRSIRPELAVHPEGAGGRGGISPQEGKRPRFDYDLE from the coding sequence ATGCTAAATGAAGAAAATAAAATATTTAGAAAAATTAGTGATAAGTTCAATAATGAAATATACTCACAATGTGTTATTCAATTGGATGAACATAATGTAAGCAGAATAATGTTTGAATTATCTCATGAAGAAATAGAACATAGTTATGTCGATAGTGAATTAAAGAAACTAGCAACCGATATTTATGAACGAATCAAAAATGGGAATGGAATTGTTATATTAAAAGGAATGCTTATTAATGAACTAAATGAAACGGAATTAGGTGAACGTTTTTTGCGGTTTTGTAGTTTGATGGGAACACCTGTTTCTCAAAGTGTGATGGGAGATATTCTCGGGCGAGTAGAAGATATGACGCATATCGATCCTGATGCCCGGGGTTATAGAAATAAAGAAGAATTGTTTATGCATACAGACCAACCAGATATGGTGTGCATGCTTTGTGTTAGACCAGCGCAACAGGGAGGGCAAAGCAAATTTGCCAGTGCATTGGCACTACATGAAGCGATTAAGAAAACTAGACCTGATTTATTACCCGCTTTATATACAGGATACCCGTATCATCGTCTGAATGAACATCCTCTGGGAGCCAGTGAAATCACAGAGCATAATGTTCCTATATTTTCTGAATATAATGGAGATCTTAGTATTAGATACCTAAGATTTAATATGCTTGCGACGGCATTTGCACGGAAGGAAAAAATACCATTGCCTTTAAATAAAGCTATTGATTATATTGATGAATTATCTACATCCTCTTATTTTTGCTGGATTACCTCACTTGAAAAAGGAGATATGCTCTTTTTCAATAATTACCTTTTCCTGCATTCACGCACTGCATTTAAAGATAGTAAAGATCCAGCGAAAAAAAGGTTAATGTATAGGGTATGGCTGGCGTGTGAAAATTTCCGTTCCATACGGCCTGAACTTGCTGTTCATCCTGAAGGTGCTGGTGGTCGAGGAGGGATCTCTCCTCAAGAAGGTAAAAGACCTCGTTTTGATTATGACTTGGAGTAA
- a CDS encoding VOC family protein: MNEIRQINVTRFDHIQMEVANLDESIRFYEDVFGFEKKEAGLRRMVRWVILGNKNKLYLCLHEYADRAGIKNAGLEITHVGFIVDDFDSVLQKLKSHNVKLPDGDTIQYHSSRSVYFLDPNGYKIEISEFNGGGIDP; encoded by the coding sequence ATGAATGAAATAAGGCAAATTAATGTAACACGCTTTGATCATATTCAAATGGAAGTAGCTAACCTTGATGAGAGTATCCGTTTTTATGAAGATGTATTCGGATTTGAAAAGAAGGAAGCTGGATTGAGGAGGATGGTTCGCTGGGTTATTTTGGGAAATAAAAATAAATTATACCTGTGTTTGCATGAATATGCTGACCGAGCTGGCATTAAAAATGCGGGATTGGAAATTACTCATGTTGGGTTTATTGTTGATGATTTTGATTCTGTTTTACAGAAATTAAAATCTCATAACGTGAAATTACCTGATGGCGACACTATCCAATATCATTCATCTCGTTCTGTTTACTTTCTTGATCCTAATGGCTATAAAATAGAAATTTCTGAATTCAATGGTGGCGGAATTGATCCATGA